From the Vicinamibacteria bacterium genome, one window contains:
- a CDS encoding zf-HC2 domain-containing protein, with the protein MSCDELLRRLTEFAEGALPPNLCEEIRSHLKDCSPCSELDRDLADLARLCRECDPPKLPADLRQRLEERIRAWTTRG; encoded by the coding sequence ATGAGCTGTGACGAATTGCTGCGCCGGCTGACCGAATTCGCGGAGGGCGCTCTGCCCCCGAACCTGTGCGAGGAGATCCGGTCCCACCTCAAGGACTGCTCGCCCTGCTCCGAGCTCGATCGGGACCTCGCGGATCTGGCCCGTCTCTGTCGGGAGTGTGACCCGCCGAAGCTGCCCGCCGATCTCCGGCAGCGCCTGGAGGAGCGGATTCGGGCGTGGACGACGCGAGGCTAG